From the Euphorbia lathyris chromosome 6, ddEupLath1.1, whole genome shotgun sequence genome, one window contains:
- the LOC136233981 gene encoding BON1-associated protein 2 yields the protein METKILEINLISAQGLKPPSSKLLQMQTYAVVWVDSCTKLRTRIDRVGGENPTWNDKFLFKVTPEYLSRETSGVSFEIYAVGCLRNPLIGTARFLISNMPFSSSIKQVSTPSFVAIHIVRPCGKFQGVLNVGAMVNDGSDLTQLYGVPAVGYRDLMGKHCRRRRESKKIEEDAQGENSLGDSGEFSDGADSSSSSSSAASTTLKDWNGVRDFVAASDLRSSHGGGLFCGLLKHKFSALGSNFFLQP from the coding sequence ATGGAGACCAAGATTCTGGAGATCAACTTAATCTCTGCTCAAGGTCTTAAGCCGCCATCCTCAAAGCTTCTCCAAATGCAAACTTACGCAGTCGTTTGGGTCGATTCTTGTACAAAGCTCCGAACCCGAATTGACAGAGTCGGCGGCGAGAATCCTACTTGGAACGACAAGTTCCTTTTCAAAGTTACTCCGGAGTATCTTTCTCGTGAAACTTCTGGCGTTTCATTTGAAATTTATGCCGTTGGCTGCTTGCGTAACCCTCTGATTGGCACTGCTCGATTTCTCATCAGCAATATGCCTTTCAGTTCTTCCATTAAACAAGTCTCAACTCCCTCTTTCGTCGCTATTCATATCGTACGTCCTTGCGGAAAATTTCAAGGGGTTCTCAATGTCGGCGCCATGGTGAATGACGGCTCTGATTTGACCCAATTATATGGAGTTCCTGCTGTCGGTTATCGTGATCTCATGGGGAAGCATTGCCGGCGGCGCCGTGAATCAAAGAAGATAGAAGAGGATGCCCAGGGCGAGAATTCTTTGGGAGATTCGGGAGAGTTTTCTGATGGTGCTgattcttcaagttcttcatcTTCAGCGGCCTCAACGACGTTAAAGGACTGGAACGGGGTTAGGGATTTTGTGGCAGCAAGTGACTTGCGGTCATCACATGGCGGAGGATTGTTTTGTGGGTTGCTGAAGCATAAATTTTCGGCTTTGGGTTCGAATTTCTTTTTACAGCCCTAA